In Oceanobacillus sp. FSL K6-2867, one DNA window encodes the following:
- the greA gene encoding transcription elongation factor GreA, with translation MVVEKSYYMTQEGKDKLEKELHYLKTDRRQEVVERIKVARDFGDLSENSEYDAAKDDQAFVEQRITQVEKMIRNAVIIENDNDNPDIVSLGKTVTFVELPDGDEETYTIVGSAEADPFEGKISNDSPMAKSLLGHEIGTEVAVATPGGDIQVKITKVE, from the coding sequence ATGGTTGTAGAGAAAAGTTATTATATGACACAAGAGGGGAAAGATAAGTTAGAGAAGGAATTACATTATTTAAAAACAGATCGACGTCAAGAAGTTGTGGAACGAATTAAAGTTGCACGAGATTTTGGTGATCTATCTGAGAACTCCGAGTATGATGCAGCAAAAGATGACCAAGCTTTTGTTGAGCAACGTATTACACAAGTTGAAAAAATGATTCGAAATGCAGTCATCATTGAAAATGATAATGATAATCCAGATATTGTTTCATTGGGTAAAACCGTAACCTTTGTGGAATTGCCAGATGGGGATGAAGAAACCTATACAATCGTTGGAAGTGCTGAAGCAGATCCATTTGAAGGGAAGATTTCCAATGACTCCCCAATGGCAAAGAGCTTATTAGGTCATGAAATTGGAACAGAAGTAGCAGTAGCAACTCCTGGTGGCGATATTCAAGTTAAGATTACGAAGGTAGAGTAG
- the udk gene encoding uridine kinase, producing the protein MRDRPVVIGVAGGSGSGKTSVTRSICQRFTDKTILVVEQDYYYKDQSHLPLEERLNTNYDHPLAFDNDLLIEHLRELMNHKPIEKPVYDYKIHTRSDEVIHVEPKEVIIVEGILILEDPRLVDLMDIKVFVDTDADLRIIRRLLRDIKERGRSLDSVIDQYINSVRPAHLQFIEPSKRYADIIIPEGGQNHVAIDIMASKIETILAKN; encoded by the coding sequence GTGAGGGATAGGCCAGTAGTTATTGGCGTTGCCGGTGGAAGTGGCAGTGGAAAAACCTCTGTAACACGATCCATCTGTCAGCGATTTACAGACAAGACGATACTTGTTGTTGAACAAGACTATTATTATAAAGATCAAAGTCATCTTCCGTTAGAGGAAAGATTAAATACGAATTATGATCATCCATTAGCATTTGACAATGATTTGTTAATTGAGCATTTACGTGAGCTAATGAATCATAAACCGATTGAAAAGCCCGTTTATGATTATAAAATCCATACACGTTCAGATGAAGTAATTCACGTAGAGCCGAAGGAAGTAATCATTGTTGAAGGAATATTAATTTTAGAAGATCCTCGACTGGTTGACTTAATGGATATTAAAGTATTTGTAGATACAGATGCTGATCTTCGTATTATTCGCAGGTTATTAAGGGATATTAAGGAAAGAGGTCGCTCATTAGATTCGGTTATCGACCAGTACATTAATAGTGTACGACCAGCACATTTGCAATTTATTGAGCCATCAAAACGCTATGCAGATATTATAATTCCCGAAGGTGGACAAAACCATGTGGCGATTGATATAATGGCATCTAAAATCGAAACAATCTTAGCAAAAAATTAA